The following proteins are encoded in a genomic region of Carettochelys insculpta isolate YL-2023 chromosome 34, ASM3395843v1, whole genome shotgun sequence:
- the LOC142005732 gene encoding uncharacterized protein LOC142005732 yields the protein GIATRIVPCPAAARRGIATRIVPSLLQPGEVLQRALFPALLQHGEVLQRALFPLCCSPARYCNAHCSLPCCSPARYCNAHCSLSAAARRGIATRIVPCPAAARRGIATRIVPSLLQPGEVLQRALFPALLQPGEVLQRALFPLCCSPARYCNAHCSLPCCSPARYCNLHCSPPCCSPARYCNAHCSLPCCSPARYCNLHCSLPCCSPARYCNLHCLQPGEVLQRALFPALLQPGEVLQRALFPALLHPNLHCFPALPPAPRPDIPAPTPRTAQGWGAVESTKGIVGTQPGSRGGAAAPDCT from the exons GGTATTGCAACGCGcattgttccctgccctgctgcagcccggcGAGGTATTGCAACGCGCATTGttccctctctgctgcagcccGGCGAGGTATTGCAACGCGcattgttccctgccctgctgcagcacggCGAGGTATTGCAACGCGCATTGttccctctctgctgcagcccGGCGAGGTATTGCAACGCGcattgttccctgccctgctgcagcccggcGAGGTATTGCAACGCGCATTGttccctctctgctgcagcccGGCGAGGTATTGCAACGCGcattgttccctgccctgctgcagcacggCGAGGTATTGCAACGCGCATTGttccctctctgctgcagcccGGCGAGGTATTGCAACGCGcattgttccctgccctgctgcagcccggcGAGGTATTGCAACGCGCATTGttccctctctgctgcagcccGGCGAGGTATTGCAACGCGcattgttccctgccctgctgcagcccggcGAGGTATTGCAACCTGCATTGTTCCCCGCCCTGCTGCAGCCCGGCGAGGTATTGCAACGCGcattgttccctgccctgctgcagcccggcGAGGTATTGCAACCTGcattgttccctgccctgctgcagcccggcGAGGTATTGCAACCTGCATTGTTTGCAGCCCGGCGAGGTATTGCAACGCGcattgttccctgccctgctgcagcccggcGAGGTATTGCAAC GCGCATTG TTCCCCGCCCTGCTGCATCCCAACCTGCATTGCTTCCCCGCTCTCCCCCCTGCGCCGCGCCCCGAcattccagcccccaccccccgcaccgcCCAGGGCTGGGGCGCCGTCGAAAGCACCAAAGGCATTGTGGGAACACAGCCCggcagccgggggggggcggcCGCCCCGGATTGTACATAG
- the SHBG gene encoding sex hormone-binding globulin, translating into MGNPHLSLRCAHVWGTLPPVDSAPPGPKPNPSPDAMGFPAALLLLLAWGQLAAWAGPDPTGPAEISTHTSHYGQIIYTDSEELLKNWPRRKGKPLSGQLGYCQQWVPHLVPAGEREDPKSHLFLSPPPPQEDPCFQVLPAEEETLNIGQYWGGVTPTATLEIDLSRVTSADSSFELRTLDPEGVIFFGDLGDSSDWFLLGLRRGRAEIQLFNNLTTVVVRGGQRLDDGRWHKLRVRNEGNSVLLEADGAELLALSHVLQPITQRAAPHMRIAVGGHLLPAPQLLSPLDAALDGCMRRWVWLNQSTTWQQGPPLGGSSKPCFPHLRPGSFFPGAGLASFPLAELANNCAPLNGSWELEVKMGLRAPRQTGLLLAVEGLYRSLALSLVLHPTDMRVRLGNRTELRLTLPEGPCLDAPLSLQVSPSHLALRLGTHQGSLPSQPPDFQALWAAWLDRGTRLFIGGLPEGPETPSPPEWGPFRGCLRGIRVQGHPLDLDEALFRNDTIWAHSCPGEGAGGGS; encoded by the exons ATGGGGAACCCTCACCTGTCGCTGAGATGCGCCCACGTCTGGGGCA CCCTCCCACCAGTGGACTCGGCACCGCCTGGCCCCAAGCCGAACCCTTCCCCAGACGCCATGGGCTTCCCCGCCGCACTCCTACTtctcctggcctgggggcagctcgCCGCGTGGGCTGGGCCGGACCCCACAGGCCCTGCCgag ATCAGCACCCACACATCTCATTACGGGCAGATAATTTATACTGACTCAGAAGAGTTGCTAAAGAATTGGCCGAGGAGGAAAGGGAAGCCCctcagtggccagctggggtatTGCCAACAGTGGGTTCCCCATCTAGTGCCGGCCGGGGAAAGGGAGGACCCTAAAAGTCACCtgtttctttcccctcccccgccgcagGAGGACCCCTGCTTCCAGGTGCTGCCGGCTGAGGAGGAGACGCTGAATATAGGCCAATACTGGGGGGGTGTCACCCCGACAGCCACCCTGGAGATCGATCTTTCGCGGGTCACCAG tGCCGACTCCTCCTTCGAGCTGAGGACTCTGGATCCCGAGGGGGTGATCTTCTTTGGGGACTTGGGGGACAGCAGCGACTGGTTCTTGTTGGGGCTGCGGCGGGGCCGGGCCGAGATCCAGCTTTTCAACAACCTGACGACGGTCGTCGTACGCGGGGGGCAGCGTCTGGACGACGGCCGCTGGCACAAg CTGCGGGTGCGGAACGAGGGGAACTCGGTTCTCCTCGAAGCTGACGGTGCTGAGCTGCTGGCGCTGAGCCACGTCCTCCAGCCCATCACCCAGCGCGCTGCCCCCCACATGCGCATCGCCGTCGGGGGCCACCTGCTGCCggccccccagctgctgtccccG CTGGACGCGGCGCTGGATGGCTGTATGCGGCGCTGGGTCTGGCTGAACCAGAGTACCACCTGGCAGCAAGGCCCCCCGCTGGGGGGGTCCTCCAagccctgcttcccccacctgcGGCCTGGCAGcttcttccctggggctgggctggccagcttCCCCCTGGCAG AGCTGGCCAATAACTGTGCCCCCCTGAacgggagctgggagctggaggtgaAGATGGGGCTCCGGGCCCCACGGCAgactgggctgctgctggctgtggagggtCTGTACCGCAGCCTGGCTCTGAGCCTTGTCCTGCACCCCACG GACATGAGGGTGCGCCTGGGGAACCGGACCGAGCTGCGGCTGACCCTGCCGGAGGGACCCTGCCTCGACGCCCCCCTGAGCCTGCAGGTTTCCCCTTCCCACCTGGCCCTGCGCCTTGGCACCCACCAGgggtccctgcccagccagccccccgactTCCAGGCACTGTGGGCGGCCTGGCTGGACCGGGGGACCCGGCTCTTCATTGGGGGGCTACCAG AGGGGCCCGAGACCCCCAGCCCTCCGGAGTGGGGGCCCTTCCGGGGCTGCCTGCGGGGGATCCGAGTGCAAGGCCACCCCCTGGATCTGGATGAGGCTCTCTTCCGGAACGACACCATCTGGGCCCACAGCTgccccggggagggggcgggaggagggagcTGA